One window from the genome of Amycolatopsis sp. NBC_01480 encodes:
- a CDS encoding RecB family exonuclease, which yields MPDTATVTTPPEAGGAPVRRRPALSPSRASDFKQCPLLYRFRAVDRLPEVPTRAQLRGTLVHAVLERLFALPANERVPPRAKELIEPTWAELSAGSPEWTDLFEGEDDDETGKWLQSAEKLLDSYFGLEDPRRLEPEACELHVEIELGSGVLLRGYIDRVDVAPTGEIRVVDYKTGAAPREIGEAKAMFQMKFYAVVLWRLRGVVPRQLKLMYLTDGQSLAYTPDEAELVRFERTLEAIWQAILKAGKTGDFRPNPGKLCSWCDHQAHCPEFGGTPPEYPGWPEPDAGEETALDRAD from the coding sequence ATGCCCGACACCGCTACGGTCACCACTCCCCCCGAGGCCGGTGGCGCGCCCGTCCGCAGGCGGCCCGCGCTGTCGCCGTCCCGCGCGAGCGACTTCAAGCAGTGCCCGCTGCTCTACCGGTTCCGGGCCGTCGACCGGCTGCCGGAAGTGCCCACCCGGGCACAGCTGCGCGGCACGCTCGTCCACGCCGTGCTGGAGCGGCTCTTCGCGCTGCCGGCGAACGAACGCGTCCCGCCGCGCGCGAAGGAGCTGATCGAGCCCACCTGGGCCGAGCTGTCCGCGGGCAGTCCGGAGTGGACGGACCTGTTCGAGGGCGAAGATGACGACGAGACCGGCAAATGGCTGCAGTCGGCGGAAAAGCTGCTCGACTCGTACTTCGGGCTGGAGGACCCGCGCCGGCTGGAACCCGAGGCCTGTGAGCTGCACGTGGAGATCGAGCTGGGCTCCGGGGTGCTGCTGCGCGGCTACATCGACCGGGTCGACGTCGCGCCCACCGGCGAGATCCGGGTGGTGGACTACAAGACCGGGGCGGCGCCGCGCGAGATCGGCGAGGCCAAGGCGATGTTCCAGATGAAGTTCTACGCCGTGGTGCTCTGGCGGCTGCGCGGCGTGGTGCCGCGGCAGCTGAAGCTGATGTACCTGACCGACGGGCAGTCCCTCGCGTACACGCCGGACGAGGCGGAGCTGGTGCGCTTCGAGCGCACGCTGGAGGCGATCTGGCAGGCCATCCTCAAGGCGGGCAAGACCGGCGACTTCCGGCCCAACCCGGGCAAGCTGTGCTCGTGGTGCGACCACCAGGCGCACTGCCCGGAGTTCGGCGGCACGCCCCCGGAGTACCCGGGCTGGCCGGAGCCGGACGCGGGCGAAGAGACGGCACTGGACCGGGCCGACTGA
- a CDS encoding site-2 protease family protein: MAATSQHNAGPPRRAATGDGGLLLFRVRGVPVLLAPSWWIGSAIIVVLYAPLVSRLLPDASTLTSWLLAAAFAVLLGLSVLAHELGHCLVALRLGIPVRRLRLFLLGGLSEVARTPRKPGQEGLVAAAGPAVSLVLGGFCALLMLAVPPDGAVWLLIAECAVANFAVGLFNLLPGLPLDGGRLVRAGVWAATGLRAKGTRAAVAGGALVATALIVWALWGLATASEDRWLRLGVCVVTAWFVIMGARAELVAEARRSWPDGLEITELVRPVLQLPAESPVSDALAASAGRGVVLVRADGVAAGLLDEQAAEQLAAANPHAPAELAAEPIRAETVLLASEPGEEIAERVRETPAWQFLVVDDEGRPAGVLRRDDLRAALVRDRRGY; this comes from the coding sequence ATGGCCGCGACCAGTCAGCACAACGCCGGGCCGCCCCGGCGCGCCGCCACCGGCGACGGCGGGCTGCTGCTGTTCCGGGTCCGCGGGGTCCCGGTCCTGCTCGCGCCGTCGTGGTGGATCGGCTCGGCGATCATCGTCGTGCTCTACGCGCCGCTGGTCAGCCGGTTGCTGCCGGACGCGTCCACGCTCACGTCCTGGCTGCTGGCGGCCGCGTTCGCGGTGCTGCTGGGGCTCTCGGTGCTCGCCCACGAGCTGGGGCACTGCCTGGTCGCGCTGCGGCTGGGGATCCCGGTGCGGCGGCTGCGGCTGTTCCTGCTCGGCGGACTGTCCGAAGTGGCGCGAACCCCGCGCAAGCCGGGGCAGGAGGGGCTGGTCGCCGCGGCGGGCCCGGCCGTGTCGCTGGTGCTCGGCGGGTTCTGCGCGCTGCTGATGCTCGCGGTGCCGCCGGACGGCGCGGTGTGGCTGCTGATCGCCGAGTGCGCCGTGGCGAACTTCGCGGTCGGCCTGTTCAACCTGCTCCCGGGACTGCCGCTGGACGGCGGGCGCCTGGTGCGCGCGGGCGTGTGGGCGGCGACCGGGCTGCGCGCCAAGGGCACCCGCGCCGCGGTGGCCGGCGGCGCGCTCGTGGCCACCGCGCTGATCGTGTGGGCGCTGTGGGGACTGGCGACCGCGAGCGAGGACCGGTGGCTGCGCCTGGGCGTCTGCGTCGTCACGGCGTGGTTCGTCATCATGGGCGCCCGCGCCGAGCTCGTCGCCGAAGCCCGGCGGAGCTGGCCGGACGGGCTGGAGATCACCGAGCTGGTGCGGCCGGTCCTGCAACTGCCCGCGGAGAGCCCGGTGTCCGACGCGCTCGCCGCGTCCGCCGGCCGCGGTGTGGTGCTGGTGCGGGCGGACGGCGTCGCCGCGGGGCTGCTCGACGAGCAGGCGGCCGAACAGCTCGCCGCGGCCAATCCGCACGCGCCCGCGGAGCTGGCGGCCGAGCCGATCCGCGCCGAGACCGTGCTGCTGGCGTCGGAACCGGGCGAGGAGATCGCCGAGCGGGTCCGCGAGACCCCCGCGTGGCAGTTCCTCGTGGTCGACGACGAAGGCCGCCCGGCCGGGGTGCTGCGCCGGGACGATCTCCGGGCCGCGCTGGTGCGCGACCGCCGCGGGTACTGA
- a CDS encoding thioesterase family protein, protein MADAFYAPLGEERYAATEHTSGPWAPGAQHFGPPSALLVRGLERIEAPHPSLLARVTVEILGPAPVAELDQRSWVERPGRSVELLQSELSAAGRVVARASAWRLATTDTESVATDAGPLLPSAEAGTETAFPDDWSGGYLQAIEWRAVRGGISAPGPAAVWGRQRIPLVDGEEPTGLQRLFAIADSGNGVSHFLPARDWWFINSELTVHLRREPEGEWVGLDAVTLVGPHGIGTATSTLHDGSGPVGTGAQALLVRPRQAGGE, encoded by the coding sequence ATGGCCGACGCTTTTTACGCCCCGCTCGGCGAAGAGCGGTACGCCGCGACCGAGCACACCAGCGGTCCGTGGGCGCCGGGCGCGCAGCATTTCGGCCCGCCGTCGGCGCTGCTCGTGCGCGGGCTGGAGCGGATCGAGGCGCCGCACCCTTCGCTGCTGGCGCGGGTGACCGTCGAGATCCTCGGCCCCGCGCCGGTCGCGGAGCTGGACCAGCGGTCGTGGGTCGAGCGGCCGGGCCGTTCGGTGGAGCTGCTTCAGTCGGAGCTGTCCGCCGCCGGCCGGGTCGTCGCCCGCGCCTCGGCGTGGCGGCTCGCGACCACCGACACCGAGTCCGTGGCCACCGACGCCGGGCCGCTCCTGCCCTCGGCCGAAGCCGGCACCGAGACGGCGTTCCCGGACGACTGGTCCGGCGGATACCTGCAGGCCATCGAGTGGCGCGCGGTGCGCGGCGGGATCTCCGCGCCCGGGCCCGCCGCCGTCTGGGGCCGGCAGCGGATCCCGCTCGTGGACGGCGAGGAGCCGACCGGGCTGCAGCGGCTGTTCGCGATCGCCGACTCCGGCAACGGGGTGTCGCACTTCCTGCCGGCGCGCGACTGGTGGTTCATCAACTCGGAGCTGACCGTCCACCTGCGCCGCGAGCCCGAGGGCGAATGGGTCGGGCTCGACGCGGTTACGCTGGTCGGCCCACACGGAATCGGCACGGCCACGAGTACCCTGCACGACGGTTCCGGTCCGGTCGGCACGGGGGCGCAGGCCCTGCTCGTCCGTCCGCGACAGGCCGGAGGCGAATAA